In Candidatus Krumholzibacteriia bacterium, one DNA window encodes the following:
- a CDS encoding TlpA family protein disulfide reductase has product MRGGHHEKHGLASFAFAVVALAVVTAGAAMAKEPSVEGDTLRFQLNDLSGAPVGSDDPRFAGKVLYVTFWGTWCPPCITEIPTLIDLQERYREQGLVIVAVAFEKEDDADPRRARLREFVAAREINYLVLDGGQTTKFEDAFPSVKNVKGLPVEMLIDRGGGVVVSRNGYGYKKKWAAKLEKEIQALLRANEPGRTR; this is encoded by the coding sequence ATGAGAGGCGGACACCACGAGAAGCACGGGCTTGCGTCCTTCGCGTTCGCGGTTGTGGCGCTCGCCGTTGTGACGGCCGGTGCGGCCATGGCGAAGGAACCGTCCGTCGAAGGGGACACGCTTCGCTTCCAACTGAACGATCTCTCCGGCGCGCCCGTGGGTTCCGACGACCCGCGCTTTGCCGGCAAGGTTCTCTACGTGACGTTCTGGGGCACGTGGTGCCCGCCGTGCATCACGGAAATCCCCACCCTGATCGACCTGCAGGAACGGTACAGAGAGCAGGGTCTGGTGATCGTGGCGGTCGCGTTCGAGAAAGAGGACGACGCGGACCCGCGCCGCGCGCGGCTGCGGGAATTCGTGGCCGCCCGCGAGATCAACTACCTGGTGCTCGATGGCGGCCAGACCACGAAGTTCGAGGATGCCTTTCCATCCGTGAAGAACGTCAAGGGGCTGCCGGTGGAAATGCTGATCGACCGCGGTGGGGGCGTGGTGGTGTCGCGCAACGGGTACGGCTACAAGAAGAAGTGGGCGGCGAAACTCGAGAAAGAAATCCAGGCACTGTTGAGAGCGAACGAACCCGGGCGGACCCGGTAA